Within the Anaerohalosphaeraceae bacterium genome, the region GGATGTGCAAAGGTTGTGCCAGGCCCCGCAAGAAATCATATCTGCTTTAGTGATAATATTTTATGGTCACCCTGCAATCGTCATCTTATGTCAATTTGGCAGAACGCTGACAGAAATAACTTGATTTCCGAGCCAAAAATGACTTACCATCCTGTTTTCCTGAAAAGACAATCCATTTTTCTGTTCAGGAGGGAATAACAATGAAAAGGGAAATCATCTTTCTTCTTGTCTCCTGCTTGCTAATGTTCTTTTTCGCTTTCGTCCGGGCGGCGGATGAGCCGAAAGACTCACAAAAGCAGGAAAAGGCATTCGAAACCGATGTCTTTCAGACTGATTTGGGGGATTTGGTCATTACCTTTATCGGGCACGGCACGCTGATGATGACCTGCGGCGGCAAGGTCATTCACATCGACCCCTGGACGCAGCTGGCCGACTACACAAAACTGCCCAAGGCGGACCTGATTCTGATTACGCACGAACACCGAGACCATCTGGACCCTAAGGCGGTCGAGCTGCTTCGAAAAGACGGCACCATCGTGGTCATTCCCGAAAAATGCAGGGAGGCCGTCCCGAACGGTTTGGTGATGAAAAACGGGGACAGGAAAAAACTGCTGGACATGGACATCGAAGCCGTACCCGCCTACAACCTGATTCATAAACGGCCGGACGGTCAGCCCTTCCATCCGAAAGGACAGGGCAGCGGCTATGTCATCACGTTCGGCAAGACACGGGTCTATATCGCCGGCGATACGGAAAACATCCCGGAAATGCAAAACCTCAAAGATATTGCCGTCGCCTTCCTGCCGATGAATCTGCCCTTTACGATGACGCCCCAGATGACCGCGGATGCGGCCCGGATGTTCCGCCCCAAAGTGCTTTATCCCTATCACTACGGGCAGACCGACCCGAATGAGCTGGTCCGGCTGCTGGCCGAGGACAAGGACATCGAGGTCCGAATTCGCCGGCTGCCCTGAAGCCCAGTCCCCGACGGGGAACGCCGCTACTTGGATTTCAGAATGTCGCGGATTTCTTCAAGCAGAAGCTCCTGCCTGCTCGCAGCCGGAGTCGGTGCAGCCGCCTCTTCTTTCTTTTTGGCCAGATTGATAATTTTAATCAAGGCAAAGATTGCAGCGGCTACAATGATGAAATTAATCACCGTGTTGATGAACATCCCGTAGTTGATTTTGACGGCCTGCGAAACCACCTGCCCGGTCTCGGAAACTACGGCATCCCGCAGCGTAATCGAAAACTCCGAGAAATCCATCTGGCCCAGCAGCATTCCCAGCGGCGGCATCAGAACATCATTGACCAGCGAGTTGACAATCTTGCCGAAGGCGGCCCCGATGATGATGCCGACGGCCATGTCAATCACATTGCCCCGCATCGCAAACGCCTTGAATTCCTTCCACAGACTCATACGGCACTCCTTTCCTGTAAAAAAACGGTTTCGAATTGCTTCCACCGTTTGCGTATTAAATCATATCCAAAGAAAGAAAAAAACAACTATTTACTTGAAAAATCCAAGACAGATTTCTCTTGCGGAAGAGAGTCCTCCTTGGCATCTTGGAACTAGCTATGGACAGGGGAGAATGGGCTTATAGAGGAGCGGGAATTGCGGGCGGGCTGCTGCTGATGGCGGGCAATCTGTACGGGCCTCTGTGTCTTTTGCAATTATCGGCTCTGCCGGTTCTGCTGTTCTTGAGTCTGCGAACGTTCAACCCCAAAGGCGCCGCGCTGTGCGGGTTCTATATGGGTCTGTCCTTTTCGATTCCGCAGATGTTCGCCCTGCGAATGCCTTTGCTTGTTACCGTCGGTCTGCTGATTTGGTTCACCGGGATTCTGACCCTGCTTTGTCTGGGCTGTGCGTTCCTTGTTCGACAAGGCGTTCTTCTCGGTTCGCTGGCTGTCGGGGCCTTCTGGGCCCTGTTGGACTGGGCATCCTGCACAGCCGTTCCCATCTGGGGACTGGCCCAATCCTTTGCGCGGAGCTGGACGGCCTATCCGATTCTAATCCAGTTTATTTCGTTAACCGGCATCTGCGGCGTTCCGCTGATGCTGGGCGCTCTGCAGGGACTGGCAAGCTGTCTTCTGGCCCGCCCCGCCTGCCGTAAACGGGCGGCTTCGGCCCTGGCTGCTATTCTGCTCGGCCTGGGCATCCTGAACACCGGACTTTTTCTGCAGAAACCGAGCGGGCACCTTCGCGCGGCTGCGGCGGGCTGGGTGTTTGATGACAGCTCTTCCGAAATTGACCCGCACAGCACTGAAGGATTTGAAAAACTGTTTGCCGAACCGGCACGGCAGGCTGCCCGTCAAGGCGCCGTGCTTTTTACCACCGGCGAGCTGGGCTTTTGTATTGCAGACCACAACCGGCAGGAATGGATGGAGCGGTTCGGACGAATCGCCCGGGAATGCCGCCTCTGGCTGGCCGTCGGATACCTGAATATCTCCGAACACAAAAACCGCATGTTCTTTATGTCGCCCGAAGGGGAAATTGTCGAAGAATACACCAAAACCCATTTGACGCCGATGGAGCCGCGATGGGGCGGAAGCGGCGAACTCAAAACCGTTTGCATCGAAAACATTGCCGTCGGCGGATTGATTTGTCAGGACGACAATTTTCCCCGTCTGACGCGGCATTACGGGCGATGGAAGACACCGATTGTGCTTTGTCCGACGGCTGATTGGCAGACCATCCGCTATCCGCATCTGCAGGCGGTGCGGGCACGAGCTATTGAAGGCCGATACGGAATCATCCGCGGCGCCGCCTGCGGCATCAGTGCCGCCATTGACCCGAAAGGAAGGATACTCGCCCAAATGGACCATTACAAAGAAGGGCCGGGGCTGCTCGTCGCCGATATGCCGATTGTTCAGACGATTCCCTTGTTCAGCCGCTTCGGCTTTGCGCCGCTCTTGACGGTCTGCGGGGTTATTCTGGCCGCCGCTGCCTGCCGCGGATTGAACCGCACCAATAAAAAAGGCGGTCAGGAGACCGCCTCAGAAAAAACACAACAGGAATCTCCGCTATTTTCCGGCGCCCCAGCCGCCCAGCAGACCGAACTTGCGGAATAACGATTTGGTTTTTTCATCGGGTTCGGCGGCCTGCGGTTTGGCCGGAGGGGTTTGCGGCTCTTCCGACTCCGCCTGCGGCTTCTGGGTTGATTTTGCATGCGAAAGAGCCGCAGCCGGAATATGAATCGGAGCCGGCTTGGGACCCGCCTTTCGCTCCTGCTCTTCGAGGAATTGCCAGACTGCCGCGCGGGCCTGCTGCCGTTCGGCCGGCGGCTTGCTGATCCAGGACACTTCCGCCGAGGCATTGTCGTTCAGCGATAAAGGTATCGGTCCGGGCGCGGGCGTCTGCGGGGCGGGATTGACCGGCTTCTGCTCCCGCAGCAGACGAATCGTTTCGTGGGCCCGCCGCAGATTCTCCGTTTGTTCCATCAGCTGATTGCGAAGAGCCGCAATCCGGGCCTCCGCTGATTCCGGCGAAGAGCCCGCCGGGTTCGTAATCAGACACGGCTCATCCGTCAGCGGCTGGTTGCGCGGTCCCTCTGTCGGCGGAACAGACGGCTTGGGGGCCGGTTCCGCGGGCTTGGGCGGTTCTGCCGGGCGAATCGAAGGCAGTTCCCAGATGCCTTCGGACTGCCGGCTGAGAATCTGCAGCTGCCGGGCAAACTCCACATGCTTGCTGAGCTGCTTCTGTGTGGCCTCCAGCTCAGCAGTCTGGCGGGCCAGCATCTGTTCCATCGATTCAATGTATCGACGGGCCTTCTGCAGCTGGCTTTGCGTCTCGGCCAGCACCCCGACGGTTTCCTGCAGCTGCTCGACCTGCCGACGAAGAGACTGATTGTCTTCCTCGCAGCGGCTCAGCCGCGCCTGCAGGTCTGCCGCCTGCTCCTGACTGCGCTCCAGAGCCCGCCTGAGCTGATGATTTTCTTCGTGCCGCTGGATACTGAGCCGCTCAAACTCCTGCGCCCGGCCGGTCATTTCCGTCAGCTGACCTTGCAGCTTTTCAATTTGTTCATCCCGCTGACGGCACTGCTTCTCGAACTCCTGCTGACGCAGCTCCATCTCCTCGGCCAGCTGCTCATAAGCCGCGCGGGCCTGTTCAATCGTGCGGCTCTGGGCCTCAATCTGCCGAAGCAGATGTTCCTCCTGCTGCTGCATCTGGGCTGTCTGCTGGGTTTTCTGCTCCAGTTTGGCCTGCAAATCATCCAGCCGCTGCTGCAGCTGCTGTTCGGTCTCGGCGCTGCGTTCGAGCAGACGATTCTTTTCTTCCAGACGCACCTGCAGGTCTTCCAGAGTGCGCTGGAGCTGCCGGGCCGTCTGTTCAGCAGCCAGATACTGCGTCTCAAACTCCTCCAGCGAGGTCAGCTGCTTCCGCAGGGCCACCTTTTCCTCCAGCACCTGCTGCAGACAGGTTCGCAAATCGGCCGCCTCCGCCTCCAGTCGGGCTATCTGCTCTTCCGTTCGGCTTCGGCTCGATTCCTGAAGCTGGAGTTTCTGCTGAGCTTCCTGAAGGGCCTTTCGAAGGTCATCGGCCTCCTGCCGGCGCCGCTGCGATTCCTCCCGCAGGGAGGCCAGATAGGCACGGCTTTCTTCGAGCTGACGAGCCGCATCCTGCGACGAGTCGGCCTGCTGACGCAGCTTCTCCTGAAGCATCTGCTTTTCCTGTTCGAGCAGCTGGCGGGCCTGTTCGGCCTCGCGCAGCCGGGCCGTCAGCGTATTGCAAATCGTCCGCTGCTCGTGCAGGTCGGTTTCGAGAGCCGCCTTCTGCAGAGCCGACTGCTCTTGCCCGCTGTGAAGCATCTCCTCCAGCTGACGAATCCGCTGACGGGCTTGGTCGAGTTCCCGGCTCAGCCGCTCAGCCGCCTGGCCGCGCTCCTCAGCAAGCACCTGCTGGCTTTGCAGCGAAGCAATGGTCTTCTGGGCCTGGAGCAGTTCCTCGCGGGCGGCAGCCAGTTCTGCCGCTTGTTTGTGCTGACTGCTCGTGAGCAGCTCCTGCTGCTGCTGAATTGTCCGACGGGCCTGCTGAAGTTCCTCCTGCACCGCCTCCAGACGCTGCTGAAGACCGGCCGCCTCCTGCTGCCGAGCCCGGAGCTCTTCGAGTTCCTGCTCGCTTCGGCCGCTTCGGGCCGCCAGTTCCTCCAGCTGCCGGTTTGCCTCCGCCAGCCGGGCCTGCATCGAGGCATATTCATTTCTCATTCGGCTGTGGGTTTCCTGCAGGTCATCCAGTTCCAGCGACAGCTGGTCCCGTTGCTCAGCCACCTTCTGGAAGAGCCGCTCCTGTTCAGCAATCTTCTGCTGAAGCCGTGCGGTCTGTTCATCGGTATTCTGATAATGATTCCGAAGGGCTTCCTCCAGCCGGCAAGCCGCCTGTCGGGACCGAGCCAATTCCTGCTCGAGCAGACTAATCCGCTCCTGCTGCTGTACCGTCTGGTTCCGCAGAGCCCGCATCTGTTCCGCCTGCTGTCGGGCCGCTTCCTCCTGCAGACGAACCACATCCATCTGACCGGTCAGTTCAGCCACGCGGGTCCGAAGAGCATGATTTTCCTCTTCGAGCTGCCGGCAGGTCTGCTGCATCTGTTCCAATTGACCGGTCTGCTCCTGATGGCGGCCGAGCAGCTCATTCACCCGCATTTCCAAAGCCGCCAGGGCCGCCTGCTTTTCTTCGAGGGCTGCCTGTTTTTCCTTCAGCGCCTCTCCGAGTGCATCCTGACTGCGGCCGGCCTCCAATTGATGTATCCGGGCCGCCTCCTCCAGATGAAAGATGCGGGCCTGTGCCTCCTCCAGCTTCCGCTGGAGCGATTCAACCGTTTGACGGGCCTGAGCCGATTCGGTCTGATGGATACGCAGCTGCTCCAATTCCTCTTCCTGACGGGCCTTGTCCGCCTGAAGCGCAGCGAACTCACGGGCCAGCTGCGCAATATAGGCGTCCTGAGAAGCACACGTCTGGGAGAGGTTCTCTTTCTGCTGTTCCAGCCGAGCCAGTCTCTGACGGACCTGATGAAGCTGCTCTTCCAGCACCGCCGTTTGAGTGGAGGCACCGCCGGAATCTTCCGGTGCAGACAGGGTCGGCTCGCTCATCCATTCCATCGCCTGGCGGACTCGGCTTTTTCGGTTCAGTATTTCTTTCGTATCCATCCGAACGCCCTCACACAAAATCCGTTTTGCCGCTCGTCCGATAACTCGTCCGGCGGGATTGTGCCTGCAATACGGCCACCTTGTTATCTTCGCCGTTTGGTGTGCGAAAACATTAATTCTGCGGGCAGTTTTTTTGCTGTGTCCGATAACTGCTGAAGATTCGTCCGATAAGAATGCCGCCCGGCATAATGGCAGATTATTTGGCGGGCATGAGCATACGGCTGCGCGTCTGTGTTTCGGTGAGGAAATCCTCCGGCACCTCTTTGAGTGTAACCGTTCCGGCGGCCGCCCATTCGGCCCCGCGCTGCAGCGTGACAATAAACCCGACGCACTGCATCGAGGCCGCATCGTGGCCGAGTGTGGTATGAAAGATGCGCCCTTTTCCGTAGGAAATGGTAAACAGACATAATTCATCGCGTCCGGTGCCGCGCTGAGCGGGGTCCTGTCGGCCGGTCGCCAGAACATGCAGATTCACCGCCGGGCCGCGCAGCTTGCTGTACAGCTCATCACAGCAGTGAAGCCAACGCGTCGGCAAACCGACCGTAATCGGATGATTCGGGTCTCGGATTGTCACAACCCAGTCGGCCTTCTGACCGTGATAGCCCGCCGGACCGGGGGAAGTATCATAAACGAGTTTGCCGTCCTCCCACCAAACCATCGGGCCTGCTGTTTCATTGCGTCCGCCCCAGCCGCCCAGCCCGATCATTTCGTTCCACTCGGGCCAGTCCGGAAAGGCATTGTCCGCCGCATGCACCACAACCAGCCCGCCGCCCTGCCGCATATAGCTGACAAATGCCTGTCTGGTTTTCTCCGCCCAGGCGTCGCCTTCATAATTCATCACCACGACTTCATAATCCGAAAACGGCGGACAAACATCCTCATTGGGTTGCCCTTTCGGCGGGAAGGTAAACACATCGACGGCAAATCGCCCGCTGGATTCGAGGATGGCCTTCAGAACAGGGGTCGTTTCCTGCCATTTGTGGCCCTCATAGACCATTTGGCCGTCCAAAAGAAGGGCTTTTATTTTGGGAAGGGTTTTTTCCTCATTCATTGGCTTATCCGGCTGTGCCCAAAGGGTGTGAAAAAAAGAAAAGAAAACCAGAACCGCTGCCGCCGCCAAAATTTTGCGTCCGAGCATTGCTTGCCTCCCAAAATTGAAGGGTTTTGTCCGCTTTGGCCGTCATCACTTTCCAATTGTACTCAACCCCCTTCGCAAAAAAAAGAAAAACCTCATTTCCGAAGCCGAAAATGAGGTTTTTGCGCCAAAATGGGCGGTACAGGACTTGAACCTGTGGCCTCCAGCGTGTCGAGCAATTCCGTTTTGCCAATTCGAAAAAGGGGTCAACAATCCGTAACCTATTGCGGAATAAGGGGCTATAATTCGCATAAAAAAGCAAGGAGATTCCAAAAATCCTCGCAATTATTGCACCCGATTGCACGCCATTGCAGTTATTGCGCGTA harbors:
- the mscL gene encoding large-conductance mechanosensitive channel protein MscL; protein product: MSLWKEFKAFAMRGNVIDMAVGIIIGAAFGKIVNSLVNDVLMPPLGMLLGQMDFSEFSITLRDAVVSETGQVVSQAVKINYGMFINTVINFIIVAAAIFALIKIINLAKKKEEAAAPTPAASRQELLLEEIRDILKSK
- a CDS encoding ThuA domain-containing protein — protein: MLGRKILAAAAVLVFFSFFHTLWAQPDKPMNEEKTLPKIKALLLDGQMVYEGHKWQETTPVLKAILESSGRFAVDVFTFPPKGQPNEDVCPPFSDYEVVVMNYEGDAWAEKTRQAFVSYMRQGGGLVVVHAADNAFPDWPEWNEMIGLGGWGGRNETAGPMVWWEDGKLVYDTSPGPAGYHGQKADWVVTIRDPNHPITVGLPTRWLHCCDELYSKLRGPAVNLHVLATGRQDPAQRGTGRDELCLFTISYGKGRIFHTTLGHDAASMQCVGFIVTLQRGAEWAAAGTVTLKEVPEDFLTETQTRSRMLMPAK
- a CDS encoding nitrilase-related carbon-nitrogen hydrolase, whose translation is MDRGEWAYRGAGIAGGLLLMAGNLYGPLCLLQLSALPVLLFLSLRTFNPKGAALCGFYMGLSFSIPQMFALRMPLLVTVGLLIWFTGILTLLCLGCAFLVRQGVLLGSLAVGAFWALLDWASCTAVPIWGLAQSFARSWTAYPILIQFISLTGICGVPLMLGALQGLASCLLARPACRKRAASALAAILLGLGILNTGLFLQKPSGHLRAAAAGWVFDDSSSEIDPHSTEGFEKLFAEPARQAARQGAVLFTTGELGFCIADHNRQEWMERFGRIARECRLWLAVGYLNISEHKNRMFFMSPEGEIVEEYTKTHLTPMEPRWGGSGELKTVCIENIAVGGLICQDDNFPRLTRHYGRWKTPIVLCPTADWQTIRYPHLQAVRARAIEGRYGIIRGAACGISAAIDPKGRILAQMDHYKEGPGLLVADMPIVQTIPLFSRFGFAPLLTVCGVILAAAACRGLNRTNKKGGQETASEKTQQESPLFSGAPAAQQTELAE
- a CDS encoding MBL fold metallo-hydrolase — translated: MKREIIFLLVSCLLMFFFAFVRAADEPKDSQKQEKAFETDVFQTDLGDLVITFIGHGTLMMTCGGKVIHIDPWTQLADYTKLPKADLILITHEHRDHLDPKAVELLRKDGTIVVIPEKCREAVPNGLVMKNGDRKKLLDMDIEAVPAYNLIHKRPDGQPFHPKGQGSGYVITFGKTRVYIAGDTENIPEMQNLKDIAVAFLPMNLPFTMTPQMTADAARMFRPKVLYPYHYGQTDPNELVRLLAEDKDIEVRIRRLP